The Thermodesulfobacteriota bacterium genome includes a window with the following:
- the recA gene encoding recombinase RecA: protein MAGDREQAVQLAIGQIEKQFGKGAIMRLGAGGTVKDIEVIPSGSLSLDIALGIGGYPRGRVIEIFGPESSGKTTLALHGVAQAQKAGGIAAFVDAEHALDVSYAKKLGVNAEDLLVSQPDTGEQALEITEVLVRSGAVDIVVVDSVAALVPRAEIEGEMGDSHVGLQARLMSQALRKLTATISKSHTLVIFINQIRMKIGVMFGNPETTTGGNALKFYSSLRLDVRRVGALKEGDQSVGNRTRVTVVKNKVAPPFRKAEFDILYNEGISAVGDVLDLAVEKGIVDKRGSWYVYGETRVGQGRENARNFLKENADILAELEGKVRAACGLVRPEGQGAPAQA from the coding sequence ATGGCAGGGGACCGCGAGCAGGCAGTGCAGCTGGCCATCGGCCAGATCGAGAAGCAGTTCGGCAAGGGCGCCATCATGCGCCTGGGGGCGGGAGGGACGGTCAAGGACATCGAGGTCATCCCTTCGGGCTCCCTCTCCCTGGACATCGCGCTGGGCATCGGGGGTTACCCGAGGGGCCGGGTGATCGAGATCTTCGGCCCCGAGTCCTCCGGCAAGACCACCCTGGCGCTCCACGGCGTGGCCCAGGCCCAGAAGGCCGGGGGCATCGCCGCCTTCGTCGACGCCGAGCACGCCCTGGACGTCTCCTACGCGAAGAAGCTTGGGGTGAACGCCGAGGACCTCCTGGTCTCCCAGCCGGACACCGGCGAGCAGGCCCTGGAGATCACCGAGGTGCTGGTGCGCAGCGGCGCCGTCGACATCGTCGTGGTCGACTCGGTGGCGGCGCTTGTGCCCCGGGCCGAGATCGAAGGCGAGATGGGCGACAGCCACGTGGGGCTCCAGGCCCGACTCATGAGCCAGGCCCTGCGCAAGCTCACCGCCACCATCTCCAAGTCCCACACCCTGGTCATCTTCATCAACCAGATCCGGATGAAGATCGGGGTCATGTTCGGGAACCCCGAGACCACGACCGGCGGCAACGCCCTGAAGTTCTACTCCTCTCTCCGGCTCGACGTGCGCCGGGTGGGGGCCCTGAAGGAGGGGGACCAGTCCGTGGGCAACCGCACCCGGGTCACCGTGGTGAAGAACAAGGTCGCCCCCCCCTTTCGCAAGGCGGAGTTCGACATTCTCTACAACGAGGGCATCAGCGCGGTGGGCGACGTGCTCGACCTGGCGGTGGAGAAGGGCATCGTGGACAAGCGGGGCTCCTGGTACGTGTACGGCGAGACCCGCGTGGGCCAGGGCAGGGAGAACGCCCGAAACTTCCTCAAGGAGAACGCGGACATCCTGGCGGAGCTCGAAGGCAAGGTGCGGGCGGCTTGCGGCCTGGTGCGCCCGGAGGGCCAGGGCGCGCCCGCCCAGGCCTGA
- the thpR gene encoding RNA 2',3'-cyclic phosphodiesterase — MSRVRCFVAADLSPEARDDLGRLQGRLRARGVECRWVTPAAVHLTLKFLGEVEPETFGALREALERPLGLGGPLQLAAAGVGAFPSPQRARVLWAGVDGDVAPLARAALEVEARAEPLGIAREARRFRAHLTLGRARGPSGIRGASEALEDEAHYRGPPFTVGALVLYESRLRPGGPEYVPQATIPL, encoded by the coding sequence GTGAGCCGGGTACGCTGCTTCGTGGCGGCCGACCTCAGCCCCGAGGCGCGCGACGACCTGGGCAGGCTCCAGGGCCGGCTGCGGGCCCGGGGAGTGGAGTGCCGGTGGGTGACCCCAGCGGCCGTCCACCTCACCTTGAAGTTCCTGGGGGAGGTGGAGCCGGAGACCTTCGGGGCGCTGCGCGAGGCCCTGGAGCGCCCCCTGGGGCTCGGTGGGCCCCTGCAGCTGGCGGCGGCCGGCGTGGGCGCTTTCCCCTCGCCCCAGCGTGCCCGGGTGCTGTGGGCCGGGGTGGACGGGGACGTGGCTCCCCTGGCCCGGGCGGCTCTCGAGGTGGAGGCACGCGCGGAGCCCCTGGGGATAGCCCGGGAAGCCCGTCGGTTTCGCGCCCACCTGACGCTGGGGCGCGCCCGCGGCCCGAGCGGCATCCGGGGCGCGTCCGAAGCGCTGGAGGACGAGGCGCACTACCGGGGGCCGCCCTTCACGGTAGGGGCCCTGGTCCTCTACGAGAGCCGTTTGCGCCCCGGGGGGCCCGAGTACGTGCCCCAGGCAACCATTCCCCTTTAA
- a CDS encoding ATP-binding protein, with translation MPDPARVLLLSADPSLAPELGALVRAAGGELGALPAPDAPRPAQGWTAVLVDERTLGLEALAWAQRVGNATAWLSPEPRGQAAARAHGAGADAVLALPLWAPEARAVLGRLLELSSLRTALSRHRDREESSEVQVQAYAAQLEASQQNLRELYGELEDHARDLRALLAAQQALIPLQAPGKLRRRIEDALGLLFPGARVEVRVAATGRVQHPPQGAVEGAAEGWTRAVVALKTGSLSLGELEVCAAHGAPYPRRRLDLLQVYAREAALALHRSQLYQDLSLGKAEWERTFDTIRDCISVVGPDLELRRVNRALAEAVGKAPQDLVGQPCFRALYGHEAPCPACPVREALETGTQARAQTETVRGSRVYDYRAYPLRGTDGLVYAAIAYARDVTREEQLSRSLRHSEKLVTLGQIAAGIAHEINNPLTAVSSYAQLLALRLGDPRDAESARRIQEGIERIHRLVENLMSFARPSDDAFFPIDLNDIVADTLSFSRYEISRGETELREELAPRLPRVLGSKDQLEHLLVNLLTNARDAVAGRGTVCVATRADGPRVYLEVSDDGVGIASAVRDRVFDPFFTSKPPGKGTGLGLFIAAGIARKHGGELQVDSEPGRGSRFTLTLPAFTP, from the coding sequence ATGCCCGATCCTGCTCGCGTGCTCCTCCTGAGCGCCGATCCTTCCCTTGCCCCCGAGCTGGGGGCGCTAGTCCGGGCTGCGGGCGGCGAGCTGGGTGCCCTGCCCGCCCCGGACGCACCCCGGCCTGCCCAAGGCTGGACCGCGGTCCTGGTGGACGAGCGGACCCTGGGGCTGGAGGCCCTGGCCTGGGCCCAACGGGTGGGGAACGCCACGGCCTGGCTCTCGCCCGAGCCCCGGGGCCAGGCGGCGGCCCGGGCGCACGGTGCGGGCGCCGACGCGGTGCTGGCCCTGCCCCTGTGGGCTCCCGAGGCGCGGGCCGTCCTGGGGCGCCTCCTGGAGCTCTCGTCCCTGCGCACCGCCCTCTCGCGCCACCGCGACCGGGAGGAGAGCTCGGAGGTCCAGGTCCAGGCCTACGCGGCCCAGCTGGAAGCAAGTCAGCAGAACCTTCGGGAGCTGTACGGGGAGCTCGAGGACCACGCCCGGGACCTGCGCGCCCTGCTCGCGGCCCAGCAGGCCCTCATCCCGCTCCAGGCCCCGGGGAAACTCCGGCGCCGCATCGAGGACGCCCTGGGGCTGCTCTTTCCCGGGGCCCGGGTCGAGGTTCGGGTGGCGGCCACCGGGCGGGTCCAGCATCCCCCGCAGGGCGCGGTCGAGGGCGCAGCGGAAGGCTGGACACGGGCCGTGGTAGCCCTCAAGACCGGCTCCCTGAGCCTGGGGGAGCTGGAGGTGTGCGCCGCCCACGGGGCCCCGTACCCCCGCCGCCGGCTCGACCTGCTCCAGGTGTACGCCCGGGAGGCAGCCCTGGCCCTGCACCGCAGCCAGCTCTACCAGGACCTGAGCCTGGGCAAGGCCGAGTGGGAGCGCACCTTCGACACGATCCGCGACTGCATCTCGGTGGTGGGCCCGGACCTGGAGCTGCGCCGCGTAAACCGGGCACTGGCGGAGGCCGTGGGAAAGGCGCCCCAGGATCTGGTGGGCCAACCCTGCTTCCGGGCCCTGTACGGACACGAGGCCCCCTGCCCCGCCTGCCCCGTGCGAGAGGCGCTGGAGACCGGCACGCAGGCACGGGCGCAAACCGAGACCGTGCGGGGATCCCGCGTCTACGACTACCGGGCCTACCCCCTGCGGGGCACCGACGGCCTGGTGTACGCTGCCATCGCCTACGCCCGGGACGTGACCCGGGAAGAGCAGCTCTCCCGCAGCCTGCGGCACTCGGAGAAACTCGTGACCCTGGGGCAGATCGCGGCCGGCATCGCCCACGAGATCAACAATCCCCTGACCGCGGTGTCCTCCTACGCCCAGCTCCTGGCCCTGCGCCTGGGCGACCCCCGGGACGCCGAGAGCGCCCGCCGCATCCAGGAGGGCATCGAGCGGATCCACCGGCTGGTGGAAAACCTCATGAGCTTCGCGCGGCCCTCGGACGACGCCTTCTTCCCCATCGATCTCAACGACATCGTCGCCGACACCCTCTCGTTTAGCCGCTACGAGATCAGCCGGGGCGAGACCGAGCTTCGCGAAGAGCTCGCCCCCCGGCTGCCGCGGGTGCTCGGCTCCAAGGACCAGCTCGAGCACCTTCTCGTGAACCTCCTGACCAACGCCCGCGATGCCGTGGCGGGCCGGGGCACCGTGTGCGTGGCCACCCGGGCCGACGGCCCCCGCGTCTATCTGGAGGTGTCCGACGACGGCGTCGGCATCGCGTCGGCCGTGCGCGATCGCGTCTTCGACCCCTTCTTCACGTCCAAGCCGCCCGGCAAGGGCACCGGGCTCGGCCTGTTCATCGCCGCGGGCATCGCCCGCAAGCACGGGGGGGAGCTCCAGGTGGACAGCGAGCCGGGACGAGGCTCCCGCTTCACCCTCACGCTTCCCGCGTTCACGCCCTAG
- a CDS encoding CinA family protein — MTLPPEQRLARALSRGGGPLALAESCTGGLVAHRVTEVAGASAYFERGLVVYSNRAKTELLGVPEELLAAHGAVSEPCARAMLAGLFARTPARLAAAVTGVAGPGGGSEEKPVGTVWVAWGRPGAAAAQLLRLSGTRSQIKAAAAEAVLERLAAAAAVATAMECPA, encoded by the coding sequence GTGACCCTTCCCCCCGAGCAGCGCCTGGCCCGGGCCTTGAGCCGGGGAGGGGGCCCCCTGGCCCTGGCCGAGTCGTGCACCGGGGGCCTGGTGGCCCACCGGGTGACCGAGGTGGCGGGGGCGTCGGCCTACTTCGAGCGGGGGCTCGTGGTGTACTCGAACCGGGCCAAGACCGAGCTTCTGGGGGTACCCGAAGAGCTCCTGGCCGCCCACGGCGCCGTCTCCGAACCCTGCGCCCGAGCGATGCTCGCAGGGCTCTTTGCCCGGACGCCTGCCCGCCTGGCGGCGGCGGTGACCGGCGTCGCCGGTCCCGGCGGCGGCTCGGAGGAAAAGCCCGTGGGGACCGTGTGGGTGGCATGGGGACGGCCCGGGGCCGCCGCAGCACAGCTCCTTCGCCTGTCGGGAACCCGCAGCCAGATCAAGGCGGCGGCCGCCGAGGCCGTGCTGGAGCGCCTGGCCGCGGCGGCGGCCGTGGCCACGGCCATGGAGTGCCCCGCGTGA
- a CDS encoding HD domain-containing phosphohydrolase — protein MESPAPSDLRHRILVADDEADITTVLGDILAEQGYAVTTAENGAEAWERARGEPFDAIITDLKMPRMGGLELLRRVKETGCPSVVIIMTGFATVETAIEALKIGAYDYILKPFKVSELLQVVERALEKVRLEAENLQLKEQISLLRLSEAVASSLSLDEVLGIVVEAALKEVNADGVELLFRPPGSPDFSRRLSLGPEGAMPPVLADVRRLEALLDGSPHLQFQGNELSALLTATVSDRVRTLLSVPLKRGGQVLGVLNAYSHKVRKAFLPREEKALMVLGDRAATSLENALLFADLKNTFADTIQSLALALETKDAYTHGHSANVTRLCGAMARRMGLDGASCATLHKAGVLHDIGKIGISSAILNKPGRLTPEEYEIIKSHPRMGKRILEPIKFLEDVVPIVYHHHERWDGGGYPEGLSGDKIPLGSRVMLVADTYDAMTSNRSYRTGISHEGALGELRRCAGTQFDPQCVAAFLEAYENPPEPE, from the coding sequence ATGGAGAGTCCAGCGCCTTCCGACCTGCGCCACCGCATCCTGGTGGCGGACGACGAGGCCGACATCACGACCGTGCTTGGCGACATCCTGGCCGAGCAGGGCTACGCCGTGACCACCGCCGAGAACGGTGCCGAAGCGTGGGAAAGAGCCCGGGGGGAGCCCTTCGACGCCATCATCACCGATCTCAAGATGCCCCGCATGGGAGGCCTGGAGCTCCTGCGCCGCGTGAAGGAAACGGGGTGTCCTTCGGTGGTCATCATCATGACGGGCTTCGCCACGGTGGAGACCGCCATCGAGGCCCTCAAGATCGGGGCCTACGACTACATCCTCAAGCCCTTCAAGGTAAGCGAGCTCCTCCAGGTGGTGGAGCGGGCGCTGGAGAAGGTGCGCCTCGAGGCGGAGAACCTCCAGTTGAAGGAGCAGATCTCGCTCCTGCGACTGAGCGAGGCGGTGGCGTCGAGCCTGTCCCTCGACGAGGTCCTGGGCATCGTGGTCGAAGCAGCCCTCAAGGAGGTCAACGCCGACGGGGTCGAGCTCCTCTTCCGCCCGCCGGGGTCTCCCGACTTCAGCCGCAGGCTCTCCCTGGGCCCCGAGGGCGCCATGCCACCCGTGCTCGCCGACGTGCGCCGGCTCGAGGCCCTTCTCGACGGCTCGCCCCACCTTCAGTTCCAGGGGAACGAGCTCTCGGCGCTCCTGACCGCAACCGTTTCCGACCGGGTGCGCACCCTGCTGAGCGTTCCCCTCAAACGGGGCGGTCAGGTGCTGGGGGTCCTCAACGCGTACTCCCACAAGGTGCGCAAGGCCTTCCTGCCCCGGGAGGAGAAGGCCCTGATGGTCCTGGGAGATCGGGCCGCCACCAGCCTGGAGAACGCGCTGCTCTTCGCCGACCTGAAGAACACCTTTGCCGACACCATCCAGAGCCTGGCCCTGGCCCTGGAGACCAAGGACGCCTACACCCACGGCCACTCGGCCAACGTCACCCGGCTGTGCGGGGCCATGGCCCGCAGGATGGGCCTCGACGGCGCGTCCTGTGCCACCCTCCACAAGGCTGGGGTCCTCCACGACATCGGCAAGATCGGGATCTCGAGCGCCATCCTCAACAAGCCGGGCCGGCTCACCCCCGAGGAGTACGAGATCATCAAGTCCCATCCGCGCATGGGCAAGCGGATCCTGGAGCCGATCAAGTTCCTCGAGGACGTGGTGCCCATCGTGTACCACCACCACGAGCGATGGGACGGCGGCGGCTACCCCGAGGGCCTCTCTGGGGACAAAATTCCCCTGGGCTCCCGGGTCATGCTCGTGGCCGACACCTACGACGCCATGACCTCCAACCGCTCCTACCGCACGGGGATCTCCCACGAGGGCGCCCTGGGCGAGCTCAGGCGGTGTGCGGGAACCCAGTTCGATCCCCAGTGCGTCGCGGCCTTCCTGGAGGCCTACGAGAACCCGCCGGAGCCCGAGTGA
- a CDS encoding phosphatidylglycerophosphatase A: protein MTPGFWRLLASGFGAGRAPVAPGTAGTLVAVPFAWGLAQLPPVLHLLLLGLAVPAAAAVCDRAARLDGSKDPGWIVLDEMVGFWVAVALLPPRPMTLAAGFALFRLFDIVKPPPAGWIDRNLPGGWGILLDDVAAGLWTRLVLGVLLWLSGPWGGG from the coding sequence GTGACCCCCGGTTTCTGGCGGCTGCTCGCCTCGGGCTTCGGCGCGGGCCGGGCTCCGGTGGCCCCGGGGACCGCCGGAACCCTGGTTGCCGTGCCCTTCGCGTGGGGGCTGGCGCAGTTGCCCCCCGTCCTCCACCTGCTCCTCCTCGGCCTGGCGGTGCCCGCCGCCGCCGCGGTCTGCGACCGGGCAGCCCGCCTCGACGGCAGCAAGGACCCGGGGTGGATCGTACTGGACGAAATGGTGGGTTTCTGGGTGGCGGTCGCCCTCCTGCCCCCCCGGCCGATGACGCTCGCGGCCGGATTTGCTTTGTTTCGCCTGTTTGATATAGTGAAGCCCCCTCCAGCCGGGTGGATCGACCGCAATCTTCCGGGAGGCTGGGGCATCCTCCTCGACGACGTGGCGGCGGGCCTGTGGACCCGTCTCGTGCTCGGGGTGCTCCTGTGGCTCTCCGGCCCCTGGGGGGGAGGCTAG